In Streptomyces sp. RFCAC02, the following proteins share a genomic window:
- a CDS encoding response regulator transcription factor: MQQSVRIVIAEDSVLLREGLVHLLERFGHRVLAAVGDGPSLLAAAREHRPDLLVADVRMPPGHTDEGLRAARRLRAEQPGLAVLLLSQYVEQTFADELLQDRRATAGTGYLLKERVGNVGEFADAVVQVAAGATVIDPDVVRQLLARRRDPLQRLTPREREVLAAMAEGRSNAAIARRLTVTEAAIAKHIASILLKLDLHPAERDDHRRVLAVLAYLRA; encoded by the coding sequence GTGCAGCAATCCGTCCGTATCGTGATCGCCGAGGACTCGGTCCTCCTGCGCGAGGGGCTCGTCCACCTCCTGGAACGCTTCGGCCATCGCGTCCTGGCGGCCGTGGGTGACGGGCCGTCCCTGCTGGCCGCCGCCAGGGAGCACCGGCCCGACCTGCTCGTCGCCGATGTCCGCATGCCGCCGGGGCACACCGACGAGGGTCTGCGCGCGGCCCGCAGGCTCCGTGCCGAACAGCCCGGGCTCGCGGTCCTCCTGCTCAGCCAGTACGTCGAGCAGACGTTCGCCGACGAACTCCTCCAGGACCGGCGCGCCACCGCGGGCACCGGTTACCTGCTCAAGGAACGCGTCGGGAACGTCGGGGAGTTCGCGGACGCCGTCGTCCAGGTCGCCGCCGGCGCGACCGTCATCGACCCGGACGTCGTGCGCCAGCTCCTGGCGCGCCGGCGGGATCCCCTGCAGCGCCTCACTCCCCGGGAACGCGAAGTGCTCGCGGCCATGGCGGAGGGTCGGTCCAACGCGGCGATCGCCCGCCGCCTGACCGTCACCGAGGCCGCCATCGCCAAGCACATCGCGAGCATCCTCCTGAAGCTCGACCTGCATCCGGCGGAACGGGACGACCACCGGCGCGTCCTCGCGGTGCTCGCGTATCTCCGTGCCTGA
- a CDS encoding ABC transporter ATP-binding protein: MTAPERTPARLSARQITLAYGERTVSTGLSLDIPDGAFTAIIGANACGKSTLLRAFVRLLRPTAGEVSFDGRDVGAWQPKAVARQIGFLPQTLAAPENTRVRQLVARGRYPHQSLIATWSPEDERAVAEAMAAAGVGDLAERDLASLSGGQRQRVWIAMVLAQETPYLLLDEPTTFLDLAHQYQLLTLLARLRDAGRTVIAVLHDLNQACRYADHLVAMREGRVVAEGAPADIIDADLVKEVFELPAVVIPDPVTGAPMVVPTP, encoded by the coding sequence GTGACCGCGCCCGAACGCACCCCCGCTCGCCTGTCCGCCCGGCAGATCACCCTCGCCTACGGGGAGCGGACCGTCTCCACCGGCCTGAGCCTCGACATACCGGACGGGGCGTTCACCGCCATCATCGGCGCCAACGCCTGCGGCAAGTCGACGCTGCTGCGGGCGTTCGTGCGCCTCCTGCGGCCGACGGCGGGCGAGGTGTCCTTCGACGGGCGTGACGTGGGCGCGTGGCAGCCCAAGGCCGTCGCCCGCCAGATCGGCTTCCTGCCCCAGACCCTCGCGGCGCCCGAGAACACCCGTGTCCGCCAGCTCGTGGCCCGCGGCCGCTACCCGCACCAGTCGCTGATCGCGACCTGGTCGCCCGAGGACGAGCGGGCCGTGGCCGAGGCGATGGCCGCGGCCGGGGTGGGCGATCTCGCCGAACGGGACCTGGCGAGCCTGTCGGGCGGGCAGCGCCAGCGCGTGTGGATCGCCATGGTGCTCGCCCAGGAGACGCCCTATCTGCTGCTCGACGAGCCCACCACTTTCCTCGACCTCGCCCACCAGTACCAGCTCCTCACCCTCCTCGCGCGGCTGCGGGACGCGGGACGCACGGTCATCGCCGTCCTCCACGACCTCAACCAGGCGTGCCGCTACGCCGATCACCTCGTGGCGATGCGCGAGGGCCGGGTCGTCGCCGAGGGCGCCCCGGCCGACATCATCGACGCGGACCTGGTCAAGGAGGTGTTCGAGCTGCCCGCCGTCGTCATCCCCGACCCGGTGACGGGCGCCCCGATGGTCGTGCCGACCCCCTGA
- a CDS encoding ABC transporter permease: MIGTATVRQRWASFLGSFIAVALGVTVLTISSLILLSEGTGVPDRLAGAPVLVRSPTGEQVGGQFAEDPPWPPDRAEELRRDLADLPGVATAVADRSFYAQAVGTEQTEGERQGHGWSSAALATYGLTAGAPPAADGDVAVDRALGLAPGDPVTLLTARGAEPFTVSGTLDGPGYYVTDALAERLAGGVRVIGLVPEPGADTAAIAAAAEAVAGGDGQVLTGDARDALAPKQDGMTRWIGSQVLTAMAALSAFLTVFIVASTFAFTVAQRRRELALLRTIGATPRQLRRMLSGEALTIGVIGAATGALLGTLLAPAMTGVMIEAGFQPAGFELRVRPWIPLAAFALGPLIALAGARSASRRAARVPPLEAMREATADGRVMTRRRWITGSAATATGLTCAVGTALAGPDAMVLLALGTAMGMAVGLTLLVPALIKPVIGTLTRPLARHPGATGVLVRENMIAATRRTSATVAPVLATVAFTVLITSAVATTAGAATAERAASVTAETAIVPDGTPGLSDAATGEAAATALLSTTVYGGDGKAALSAGGVSSGFDELYGLAAPGPGTAVVTSAVAAAHGWPEGEAATLTFEDGRTERLRVTAVVDDSMPYQLFLPRDLVRAHDPSALADVAYRTGDTPADLPAELGAREMTVSEYARSDDAEDDRLVRIFTLILVTMSAGYTAIAVASTLLAATTDRARDFRTLRLTGATTRQVLTAIAGETACVVALGTALGLAVAAPALLGMVHGLRDSLGLPVELAVEWPWATGAVAACLLAGLTASVLPARTILRRTT; the protein is encoded by the coding sequence ATGATCGGCACGGCGACCGTACGACAGCGCTGGGCCTCCTTCCTCGGGTCCTTCATCGCCGTGGCACTCGGCGTGACCGTGCTGACGATCAGCTCGCTCATCCTCCTGTCGGAGGGCACCGGCGTCCCTGACCGGCTCGCGGGGGCACCGGTCCTGGTCCGCAGTCCCACCGGGGAGCAGGTCGGCGGGCAGTTCGCGGAGGACCCGCCATGGCCCCCGGACCGGGCCGAGGAACTGCGCCGGGACCTCGCGGACCTGCCAGGCGTCGCCACCGCCGTGGCGGACCGGTCGTTCTACGCGCAGGCCGTGGGAACGGAGCAGACCGAGGGGGAACGCCAGGGACACGGCTGGTCGAGCGCCGCGCTCGCCACCTACGGGCTGACCGCCGGCGCACCGCCCGCGGCCGACGGCGACGTCGCCGTGGACCGGGCGCTCGGCCTCGCGCCGGGAGACCCCGTCACCCTCCTCACCGCCCGCGGAGCCGAACCGTTCACCGTCTCCGGGACCCTGGACGGGCCGGGCTACTACGTCACCGACGCACTGGCCGAGCGGCTCGCGGGCGGCGTACGGGTCATCGGACTCGTCCCCGAGCCCGGCGCCGACACGGCCGCGATCGCCGCCGCCGCCGAGGCGGTCGCGGGCGGCGACGGCCAGGTCCTCACCGGCGACGCCCGCGACGCCCTCGCACCGAAGCAGGACGGGATGACCCGGTGGATCGGCAGCCAGGTCCTCACCGCCATGGCCGCGCTGTCCGCCTTCCTCACCGTCTTCATCGTGGCCTCGACCTTCGCCTTCACCGTCGCCCAGCGGCGCCGCGAACTGGCGCTGCTGCGCACGATCGGCGCCACACCGCGGCAGCTTCGCCGGATGCTGTCCGGCGAAGCACTGACCATCGGCGTCATCGGCGCGGCCACGGGCGCGCTGCTCGGCACCCTCCTGGCGCCCGCCATGACGGGGGTCATGATCGAGGCTGGCTTCCAGCCGGCGGGCTTCGAACTCCGCGTCCGGCCCTGGATACCGCTCGCCGCCTTCGCGCTCGGCCCGCTGATCGCACTCGCCGGCGCACGGTCGGCGTCGCGGCGCGCCGCACGCGTCCCCCCGCTGGAGGCCATGCGCGAGGCGACCGCCGACGGACGCGTCATGACACGCCGCCGGTGGATCACCGGGTCGGCGGCCACCGCCACCGGCCTGACCTGCGCCGTCGGCACGGCCCTCGCCGGCCCCGACGCCATGGTGCTCCTCGCCCTCGGCACCGCCATGGGCATGGCCGTCGGCCTCACCCTCCTCGTCCCGGCCCTGATCAAGCCGGTGATCGGCACGCTGACCCGGCCACTTGCGCGACACCCCGGGGCGACCGGCGTACTCGTCCGCGAGAACATGATCGCCGCCACCCGCCGCACCTCGGCGACCGTCGCACCGGTACTCGCCACCGTCGCGTTCACCGTGCTGATCACCAGCGCCGTGGCCACCACCGCCGGCGCCGCCACCGCCGAGCGCGCCGCGAGCGTGACCGCCGAAACGGCGATCGTCCCGGACGGCACGCCCGGTCTTTCGGACGCCGCCACCGGCGAGGCCGCCGCGACGGCACTGCTGTCCACCACCGTCTACGGCGGCGACGGCAAAGCAGCGCTGTCGGCGGGAGGCGTGTCATCCGGTTTCGACGAGCTGTACGGCCTGGCCGCGCCCGGCCCCGGGACGGCGGTCGTCACGTCCGCCGTCGCCGCCGCGCACGGCTGGCCGGAAGGCGAGGCCGCCACGCTGACCTTCGAGGACGGCCGTACGGAACGGCTGCGCGTGACCGCCGTGGTGGACGACTCCATGCCGTACCAGCTCTTCCTCCCGCGCGATCTGGTGCGCGCCCACGACCCTTCCGCCCTGGCCGACGTCGCCTACCGCACCGGCGACACCCCCGCCGACCTCCCCGCCGAACTCGGCGCACGCGAGATGACGGTGTCCGAGTACGCCCGGTCGGACGACGCCGAGGACGACCGCCTGGTCCGCATTTTCACCCTGATCCTCGTCACCATGTCCGCGGGCTACACGGCGATCGCTGTCGCCTCGACGCTCCTCGCGGCGACGACCGACCGGGCACGTGACTTCCGGACCCTGCGCCTGACCGGCGCGACAACCCGACAGGTGCTGACCGCCATCGCCGGGGAAACAGCCTGCGTGGTCGCTCTCGGAACGGCTCTGGGCCTGGCCGTGGCCGCACCGGCCCTGCTCGGCATGGTGCACGGCCTGCGCGACAGCCTCGGCCTACCGGTGGAACTGGCGGTGGAGTGGCCCTGGGCCACGGGCGCGGTCGCCGCCTGCCTCCTCGCCGGCCTGACCGCGAGCGTCCTCCCCGCCCGCACGATCCTGCGACGCACCACCTGA
- a CDS encoding response regulator transcription factor: MSISVLVVDDQAMIRAGFGALLNAQPDIEVSGEAANGEEAVDAARRCRPDVVLMDVRMPVLDGLEATRRLMNPPRGVEHRPRVLMLTTFDVDDYVYEALAAGASGFLLKDAPPADLIAAVRIVAAGDALLAPSVTRRLIEGFVRARPRALPDEPRLRGLTQRETEVLSLVARGRSNSEIAGALFVAEQTVKTHVSRIFDKLSLRDRAQAVVFAYESGLVTPGEGSGG; this comes from the coding sequence ATGAGCATCAGCGTGCTGGTCGTCGACGACCAGGCCATGATCCGCGCCGGGTTCGGCGCGTTGCTGAACGCCCAGCCGGACATCGAGGTGTCCGGGGAGGCCGCCAACGGTGAGGAGGCGGTCGACGCCGCGCGGCGGTGCCGGCCCGACGTGGTGCTCATGGACGTGCGCATGCCCGTTCTGGACGGTCTGGAGGCGACCCGCCGTCTGATGAACCCGCCGCGCGGCGTCGAACACCGGCCGCGGGTGCTGATGCTCACGACGTTCGATGTCGACGACTACGTGTACGAGGCGCTGGCCGCGGGGGCGAGCGGCTTCCTGCTCAAGGACGCGCCGCCCGCCGACCTGATCGCGGCCGTGCGGATCGTGGCGGCGGGCGACGCGCTGCTCGCCCCTTCGGTGACGCGGCGGCTGATCGAGGGGTTCGTCCGTGCCCGCCCCCGTGCGCTGCCCGACGAGCCGCGGCTCAGGGGCCTGACGCAGCGGGAGACGGAGGTGCTGTCCCTGGTGGCGCGGGGGCGGTCGAACAGCGAGATCGCGGGCGCGTTGTTCGTGGCCGAGCAGACCGTGAAGACGCATGTCAGCCGGATCTTCGACAAGTTGTCGCTGCGGGACCGTGCGCAGGCGGTCGTCTTCGCGTACGAGAGTGGTCTGGTCACGCCGGGCGAGGGGAGCGGCGGCTGA
- a CDS encoding sensor histidine kinase: MTTRTTDRSRTALSFCRAVLWDDLGGAPLPVPGGRWGASVPWALAALVFFAGFADLVQHYDTASGPAVALALARAAPVVLAATGPRTAWWAEFAAVVVTAAVTRPHSPAEPWPWAVTSSLSAAAVFVLVGSRAPRRALCAMWLEVLAAGAVLVVLVPEYGEWGGLLPLSVLLAVAAVTADALHGRGEARARLAVTERVSAAEQARATLLAERARIARELHDVVAHHMSVITVQADSAPYRLGGVSPEVAEEFAAIAAGARRSLGEMRRLLHVLRSEESPDGAYAPQPGLEDLAALVETTRRAGVDVRLDMDEGVPGDADLPATVGLSAYRVVQEALSNVVRHAPGARADVRVRRSDGGLRIDVVNSAPAGVPRAVEARAGGHGLVGMRERVAVLGGELTARSQPDGGFRVSAVLPLPGVS; this comes from the coding sequence ATGACGACGCGCACCACCGACCGCTCCCGGACCGCGCTGTCGTTCTGCCGGGCGGTCCTGTGGGACGACCTGGGCGGGGCGCCGTTGCCCGTCCCCGGCGGCCGGTGGGGGGCGTCGGTCCCGTGGGCGCTGGCCGCCCTGGTGTTCTTCGCCGGGTTCGCGGACCTGGTGCAGCACTACGACACCGCGTCCGGTCCGGCGGTGGCGCTGGCCCTGGCCCGGGCGGCGCCGGTCGTGCTCGCCGCCACCGGGCCGCGGACGGCCTGGTGGGCGGAGTTCGCGGCGGTGGTCGTGACGGCCGCGGTGACCCGGCCGCACTCCCCCGCCGAGCCGTGGCCGTGGGCCGTGACGTCGTCGCTCTCGGCCGCGGCGGTGTTCGTCCTGGTGGGCTCGCGGGCACCCCGCCGCGCGCTGTGCGCGATGTGGCTGGAAGTGCTGGCTGCCGGAGCGGTACTGGTCGTTCTGGTCCCGGAGTACGGCGAGTGGGGCGGGCTGTTGCCGCTGAGCGTGCTGCTCGCGGTAGCGGCCGTCACGGCGGACGCGCTCCACGGCCGGGGGGAGGCCCGTGCGCGGCTGGCCGTCACGGAGCGGGTCAGCGCGGCCGAGCAGGCGCGTGCGACGCTGCTGGCGGAGCGTGCCCGTATCGCCCGCGAGCTGCACGATGTCGTGGCCCACCACATGTCGGTGATCACCGTGCAGGCGGACAGCGCGCCGTACCGTCTCGGCGGGGTGTCGCCGGAGGTGGCCGAGGAGTTCGCGGCCATCGCGGCGGGGGCGCGGCGGTCCCTGGGCGAGATGCGGCGACTGCTGCACGTACTGCGGAGCGAGGAGTCGCCCGACGGCGCGTACGCTCCGCAGCCCGGGCTGGAGGATCTCGCCGCCCTTGTGGAGACGACGCGCCGTGCGGGCGTCGACGTGCGTCTCGACATGGACGAGGGGGTGCCCGGCGACGCTGACCTTCCGGCCACGGTGGGGCTGTCCGCCTACCGTGTGGTGCAGGAGGCGTTGAGCAATGTGGTCCGCCATGCTCCCGGTGCCCGCGCGGACGTGCGCGTCCGCCGCAGTGACGGCGGGCTGCGGATCGACGTGGTCAACTCGGCGCCGGCCGGTGTCCCGCGCGCCGTGGAGGCCCGGGCGGGCGGGCACGGGCTGGTCGGCATGCGGGAGCGCGTCGCCGTGCTCGGCGGCGAGCTGACCGCCAGGTCGCAGCCCGACGGGGGTTTCCGCGTATCGGCCGTCCTTCCCCTGCCGGGAGTGTCATGA
- a CDS encoding pyridoxamine 5'-phosphate oxidase family protein, which produces MSSQLKVPGRPAQDTDPVGELVSSGVQGARPAPWTEAGDLLESAPLYWLTTVRPDGRPHATPVVAVWWDLALHFCVSPDSVKARNLRSNPHCLVTAGRNDMHDGLDLAAEGTAHRLRDHATVRRLVRVFTAKYGEWPFEAGQHGGEAVVVKKQSGHRSVVFRVRPTVVHGFRKGGEWTQTRWRLPAPTPPAPGTPAPAATVRNTR; this is translated from the coding sequence ATGTCATCGCAACTGAAGGTCCCGGGTCGCCCCGCGCAGGACACCGATCCGGTGGGGGAGCTCGTGTCGTCCGGGGTCCAGGGCGCCCGCCCGGCGCCCTGGACCGAAGCCGGCGACCTGCTGGAATCCGCCCCGCTGTACTGGCTGACGACGGTCCGGCCTGACGGCCGCCCGCACGCCACGCCCGTGGTGGCCGTCTGGTGGGACCTCGCCCTGCATTTCTGTGTGAGCCCGGACAGCGTCAAGGCCCGCAATCTCCGGTCCAATCCGCACTGCCTCGTGACGGCGGGACGCAACGACATGCACGACGGCCTCGACCTGGCCGCCGAGGGCACGGCACACCGCCTCCGGGACCACGCGACCGTACGGCGTCTGGTGCGCGTGTTCACCGCGAAGTACGGGGAGTGGCCGTTCGAGGCCGGGCAGCACGGGGGAGAGGCCGTCGTCGTGAAGAAGCAGTCCGGACACCGCTCGGTGGTCTTCCGCGTCAGACCGACGGTCGTCCACGGATTCAGGAAGGGCGGCGAGTGGACCCAGACCCGCTGGCGCCTCCCGGCCCCCACACCCCCGGCACCCGGGACGCCCGCGCCTGCCGCAACCGTCCGGAACACCCGGTGA
- a CDS encoding iron chelate uptake ABC transporter family permease subunit, producing MERRTVVAALVLLVLAAALALTALCRGDSWDSPADVLQALAGRGDSVLVVREWRLPRVTAALVFGAALGLAGAVFQNLTRNPLGSPDVIGLDAGSYTGALVALTVLAGTPAQLTGLSAAGGLLTAAVVYVLSLETGFNGLRLVVTGIGVNAVLTALNSWIVLRAELDVAIAATGWNAGSLNGLDWQDVQVPFAAIGVLALLLAVLSHATRQAALGDELAVTTGVRLRTLRLLSVLAGVGCTAAVTAVAGPVVFIALAAPQIGRRLTGASGVTLLPAAMTGAVLLLAADLIAQVLLAPVILPVGVVTTALGGCYLLWLLHKEVTRS from the coding sequence ATCGAACGCCGCACCGTCGTCGCCGCCCTCGTCCTCCTCGTCCTGGCCGCGGCCCTGGCCCTGACCGCCCTGTGCAGGGGCGACTCCTGGGACAGCCCGGCGGACGTGCTGCAAGCGCTCGCGGGCCGGGGCGACTCCGTCCTCGTCGTCCGCGAATGGCGTCTTCCCCGCGTCACCGCCGCGCTCGTCTTCGGCGCCGCGCTCGGCCTCGCTGGCGCGGTCTTCCAGAACCTCACCCGCAATCCGCTCGGCAGCCCCGACGTCATCGGCCTGGACGCCGGCTCCTACACCGGCGCCCTCGTCGCGCTCACCGTCCTGGCCGGCACCCCCGCCCAGCTCACCGGCCTCTCCGCCGCCGGCGGCCTCCTCACCGCGGCGGTCGTGTACGTGCTCTCCCTGGAGACGGGGTTCAACGGCCTGCGGCTCGTCGTCACCGGCATCGGCGTCAACGCCGTCCTCACCGCCCTCAACTCCTGGATCGTGCTCCGCGCCGAGCTCGACGTCGCCATCGCGGCCACCGGCTGGAACGCCGGTTCCCTGAACGGCCTCGACTGGCAGGACGTCCAGGTGCCGTTCGCCGCCATCGGCGTACTGGCCCTGCTCCTGGCCGTCCTCTCCCACGCCACCCGCCAGGCGGCCCTCGGCGACGAACTGGCCGTCACCACCGGCGTGCGCCTGCGGACCCTGCGGCTGCTCAGCGTGCTGGCGGGCGTCGGCTGCACCGCCGCCGTGACCGCCGTCGCGGGCCCCGTCGTCTTCATCGCGCTCGCCGCACCCCAGATCGGCCGCCGCCTCACCGGCGCGTCCGGCGTGACGCTGCTGCCCGCGGCGATGACCGGCGCCGTCCTGCTGCTGGCGGCCGATCTCATCGCCCAAGTCCTGCTCGCCCCCGTGATCCTGCCGGTCGGCGTGGTCACCACCGCCCTCGGCGGCTGCTACCTGCTCTGGCTGCTGCACAAGGAGGTCACCCGCTCGTGA
- a CDS encoding glycosyltransferase — protein sequence MPEISVITPVYDGGHHYLAAAGESVEAQRLPAGWAVQWVVQEDGTTGRPLAGLPDVPWITRGGARRGGAARARTLGLARATGRLVRALDADDLFPDPHALARDIETLTRRPDMGWCVSPVLDLLPDGTLRPGPRDPAPGPLPGGCLADGLRKNELPVVGTAMTTYTALVRLLGGWPALPATEDVGLLLAAEAVTPGWMQERPGAIYRKHGVQSTTHPGFTDPAETRARHASVLQRADALRASGWRWTPPRL from the coding sequence ATGCCCGAGATCAGCGTCATCACACCGGTGTACGACGGCGGCCACCACTACCTGGCGGCGGCGGGGGAGTCCGTGGAGGCGCAGCGGCTCCCGGCCGGCTGGGCCGTGCAATGGGTGGTGCAGGAGGACGGCACCACCGGCCGCCCCCTCGCGGGGCTCCCCGATGTCCCGTGGATCACCAGGGGCGGCGCCCGGCGGGGAGGCGCGGCCCGGGCACGGACGCTGGGCCTCGCCCGGGCGACCGGCCGGCTGGTCCGCGCCCTCGACGCGGACGACCTCTTCCCCGACCCCCACGCACTGGCCCGGGACATCGAGACGCTGACACGCCGTCCGGACATGGGGTGGTGCGTGTCGCCCGTGCTCGACCTGCTGCCGGACGGCACCCTCCGTCCCGGCCCCCGGGACCCCGCACCCGGCCCGCTGCCCGGCGGCTGCCTCGCCGACGGACTGCGGAAGAACGAACTGCCCGTCGTCGGCACCGCCATGACCACGTACACCGCGCTCGTACGGCTCCTCGGCGGGTGGCCGGCCCTGCCCGCGACGGAGGACGTCGGGCTGCTGCTGGCGGCGGAGGCGGTGACGCCCGGCTGGATGCAGGAACGGCCCGGCGCGATCTACCGCAAGCACGGCGTCCAGTCGACCACGCACCCCGGGTTCACCGACCCGGCCGAGACCCGCGCCCGGCACGCCTCGGTCCTCCAGCGGGCCGACGCGCTCCGCGCGAGCGGATGGCGCTGGACGCCGCCCCGGCTCTGA
- a CDS encoding ABC transporter ATP-binding protein, whose protein sequence is MTTTPTTPTAAPAAELRSVTKRYAAGEQTVTAVDDVSIGFAAGTVTAVMGPSGSGKSTLLQCAAGIDRPTAGDVLIGGTQLGGLDEDELTLLRRERVGFVFQAFNLVPALTAAQNVELPLRLARRRPAAGEVAAALAEVGLADRAGHRPGELSGGQQQRVAIARAMIARPAVLFADEPTGALDTRASRTVLRLLRALADDHGQTVVMVTHDPVAASCADRVVLLADGRIADELPGTGGPEAIAGRMAALEVRA, encoded by the coding sequence ATGACCACAACCCCGACGACCCCCACGGCGGCACCCGCGGCCGAGCTGCGCTCGGTGACGAAGCGCTACGCCGCCGGCGAGCAGACCGTCACCGCCGTGGACGACGTGTCCATCGGCTTCGCCGCCGGAACCGTGACCGCCGTCATGGGCCCCTCCGGTTCCGGCAAGTCGACGCTGCTGCAGTGCGCCGCCGGCATCGACCGGCCCACGGCCGGCGACGTGCTGATCGGCGGCACCCAGCTGGGCGGGCTCGACGAGGACGAGCTGACCCTGCTGCGCCGCGAGCGCGTCGGTTTCGTCTTCCAGGCCTTCAACCTCGTGCCGGCGCTGACCGCCGCGCAGAACGTCGAACTGCCCCTGCGGCTCGCCCGCCGCCGCCCGGCGGCCGGCGAGGTCGCGGCGGCACTGGCCGAGGTCGGCCTCGCCGACCGCGCGGGCCACCGGCCGGGCGAACTGTCCGGCGGCCAGCAGCAGCGGGTCGCGATCGCCCGCGCGATGATCGCCCGGCCCGCCGTCCTCTTCGCGGACGAACCGACCGGAGCCCTGGACACCCGCGCCTCCCGCACCGTCCTGCGGCTCCTGCGGGCACTCGCGGACGACCACGGCCAGACCGTGGTGATGGTGACGCACGACCCGGTCGCCGCGTCCTGCGCGGACCGGGTGGTGCTCCTCGCCGACGGACGGATCGCCGACGAACTGCCGGGCACCGGCGGCCCGGAGGCGATCGCGGGACGCATGGCCGCGCTGGAGGTGCGCGCATGA
- a CDS encoding hemerythrin domain-containing protein: MTERETTRLIAWSQELRRVHHRIREALSVTRDSLADGTPGQAATRELLLYCHGFCTALDTHHRGEDRTLFPAVAAAHPELRPVLRSLEQDHSMIAHLLNSLRAAADRAAPPEELDRHLEGIAAVMENHFRYEERQLLTVLETLELEADTGEVLGAL; the protein is encoded by the coding sequence GTGACTGAGCGCGAGACGACCAGGCTCATCGCCTGGAGCCAAGAACTCCGCCGGGTGCACCACCGCATCAGGGAAGCGCTGTCCGTGACCCGCGACTCCCTCGCCGACGGCACCCCCGGCCAGGCCGCGACCCGTGAGCTGCTGCTGTACTGCCACGGCTTCTGCACAGCACTCGACACCCACCACCGGGGCGAGGACCGCACCCTGTTCCCCGCCGTGGCAGCCGCCCACCCGGAGCTGCGCCCGGTCCTGCGCTCCCTGGAGCAGGACCACTCGATGATCGCCCACCTCCTCAACAGCCTCCGCGCCGCGGCCGATCGTGCCGCCCCGCCCGAGGAACTCGACCGCCACCTCGAAGGCATCGCCGCGGTCATGGAGAACCACTTCCGCTACGAGGAGCGCCAACTGCTCACCGTGCTCGAGACACTGGAACTCGAAGCGGACACCGGGGAGGTGCTCGGAGCGCTGTGA
- a CDS encoding siderophore-interacting protein, translating to MTVTDRSDPRGRVADHLRSGSGVVRIPYPIGIRTLTLLNRTEITPCMLRLTLGGPGLDGFHSYQADDHIRIVFPDPDGTLRVPVPNDRQMLDWPRPFPITRQYTVRRWDPDTRELDLDFVLHDGGVASEWARRAAIGEDVIVAGPPGAKVFPLTYDHYILAVDATGLPAAARWLEEAGDDISADLVVETDEAVEHDYPLPERAGVTVHRLIRDGRPSALADTVTALPLPAGRVLLFAAGEADDIKPLRAWHKDRTDASFTGYWKRGVAGLDD from the coding sequence GTGACCGTCACCGACCGCAGCGACCCGCGGGGCCGCGTCGCCGACCACCTGCGCTCGGGCTCCGGCGTCGTCCGCATCCCCTACCCCATCGGCATCCGCACCCTCACCCTGCTGAACCGCACCGAGATCACGCCCTGCATGCTCCGCCTGACCCTCGGCGGTCCGGGACTCGACGGCTTCCACAGCTACCAGGCGGACGACCACATCCGCATCGTCTTCCCGGACCCGGACGGCACACTGCGCGTCCCCGTGCCGAACGACCGCCAGATGCTCGACTGGCCGCGCCCGTTCCCCATCACCCGCCAGTACACCGTGCGCCGCTGGGACCCGGACACCCGCGAACTGGACCTGGACTTCGTCCTCCACGACGGCGGCGTCGCATCCGAGTGGGCACGGCGGGCGGCCATCGGCGAGGACGTCATCGTCGCCGGACCGCCCGGCGCCAAGGTGTTCCCCCTCACCTACGACCACTACATCCTGGCCGTCGACGCGACCGGGCTGCCGGCCGCCGCCCGCTGGCTCGAAGAGGCCGGCGACGACATCAGCGCCGACCTCGTGGTCGAGACCGACGAGGCCGTCGAGCACGACTACCCGCTGCCGGAGCGCGCCGGCGTCACCGTCCACCGCCTGATCCGCGACGGCCGCCCCTCGGCCCTCGCCGACACCGTCACCGCACTGCCGCTGCCCGCCGGACGCGTCCTCCTCTTCGCCGCAGGCGAGGCCGACGACATCAAGCCGCTGCGCGCCTGGCACAAGGACCGGACCGACGCCTCGTTCACCGGCTACTGGAAGCGCGGAGTCGCCGGACTTGATGACTGA